The nucleotide sequence GTCCATCCGGCCGCGCGCCCGACGAAATGCGCGTCATCACCATCGAGACCGGCTTTACCAAGCATGCCGAAGGCTCGTGCCTGATCAGCTTCGGCGACACCAGGGTTCTTGTCACCGCCAGCGTCGAAGAGCGCGTCCCGCCGTGGCTTCGCGGCAAGGGCCAGGGTTGGGTCACGGCCGAATACTCGATGCTGCCGCGCGCGACTCATACCCGCGGACAACGCGAGGCGGCCAAGGGCAAGCAGAGCGGCAGGACGCAGGAAATCCAGCGCCTTATCGGGCGCTCCTTGCGTGCCGTGACAGATATGGCAAAGCTCGGCGAACGCCAGATCACGCTCGATTGCGACGTCATCCAGGCCGACGGCGGCACCCGCACCGCCTCGATCACGGGCGCATGGGTGGCCCTGCGCCTCGCGGTCGACAAGCTGCTCAAGGATGGGAAGCTGAGCGAGGACCCGATCACCGCCAAAGTGGCGGCGATTTCCTGCGGTATCTACCACGGCACGCCAGTGCTCGATCTCGACTACGTCGAAGATTCGGGCGCCGATGCCGACGCCAATTTCGTCCTGATCGAAGGCGGCCAGATCGCCGAGGCGCAGGCCACGGCCGAAGGCGCCACATACGACGAGGAAGGCCTGCTGCGCCTGCTGCGACTGGCCCAGATCGGCTGCGCGCAGATCTACAAGGCGCAGGGAGAGGCGGTCGCCAAGTGACCCGCCGCATCGGCTCGGCAAAGCTGGTCATCGCCACGCACAACGCGGGCAAGCTCAAGGAAATCGCCGCACTGCTCGCCCCGCACGGCGTCGAGTGCATCTCGGCTGGCTCGCTCGGCCTGCCCGAGCCGCCGGAGACCGGCCGGACCTTCGTCGAGAACGCCCTGATCAAGGCCCGCGCCGCCGCCGAAGCCTCGGGCATGGTCGCGCTCGCCGACGACAGCGGACTGTCGGTGGCGGCGCTGGGCGGGCGGCCCGGTGTCTACACTGCCGATTGGGCCGAGCGGCAATGGTTCGAAGGCGATCCGGGGCGCGACTGGTACATGGCGATGGGCAAGGTCGAGGGCATGCTCCAGGCCAAGGGGGCGGAGACGCCGCGCGATGCCTGGTTCACCAGCGTCCTGGCCCTCGCCTGGCCCGACGGCGAGCACGCCGTTTACGAAGGCCGGGTCGATGGCGCGCTGACCTGGCCGCCGCGCGGCACCCTGGGTTTCGGCTACGATCCGGTGTTCGTGCCGGAGGGGCGCGAAATGACCTTCGCCGAACTCGATCCGGCGGAGAAGCACCGCATCAGCCACCGCGCCGATGCCTTCGCCAAGCTGGTCGCGGACCAGTTCGCAGGGTAAGCTCGGGCGATGGCCCGCGCGCTCTACATCCACTGGCCCTTCTGCCTCGCCAAGTGCCCGTACTGCGACTTCAACTCGCATGTCCGCGGCGGCATCGACGTGCCCGCTTGGCGCGAGGCGATGCTCGCCGATATGCGCCACGAGGCGGGAATAGCTGCGAACGAAGCTCTCGATTCGGTGTTCTTCGGGGGCGGAACACCCTCGCTCATGCCCCCTGCCCTCGTTGCCGACCTGCTTGAAGAGGCCGAGCGGCTGTGGGGCTTCGCACCCGGGATTGAGATCACGCTCGAGGCCAATCCCTCGTCGGTCGAAGCGGCCAACTTCCGCGATCTCGCCGCCGCCGGCGTGAACCGCGCGTCGCTCGGCCTCCAGGCGCTCGATGACCGAACGCTGCGCTTCCTCGGGCGCCTTCACGACGCAGAGGAGGGCCTG is from Croceibacterium aestuarii and encodes:
- the rph gene encoding ribonuclease PH is translated as MRPSGRAPDEMRVITIETGFTKHAEGSCLISFGDTRVLVTASVEERVPPWLRGKGQGWVTAEYSMLPRATHTRGQREAAKGKQSGRTQEIQRLIGRSLRAVTDMAKLGERQITLDCDVIQADGGTRTASITGAWVALRLAVDKLLKDGKLSEDPITAKVAAISCGIYHGTPVLDLDYVEDSGADADANFVLIEGGQIAEAQATAEGATYDEEGLLRLLRLAQIGCAQIYKAQGEAVAK
- the rdgB gene encoding RdgB/HAM1 family non-canonical purine NTP pyrophosphatase, producing the protein MTRRIGSAKLVIATHNAGKLKEIAALLAPHGVECISAGSLGLPEPPETGRTFVENALIKARAAAEASGMVALADDSGLSVAALGGRPGVYTADWAERQWFEGDPGRDWYMAMGKVEGMLQAKGAETPRDAWFTSVLALAWPDGEHAVYEGRVDGALTWPPRGTLGFGYDPVFVPEGREMTFAELDPAEKHRISHRADAFAKLVADQFAG